A region of the Bombus pyrosoma isolate SC7728 linkage group LG15, ASM1482585v1, whole genome shotgun sequence genome:
TTTCCATCTCTAATTACCACCAACGCTACTATGGGTACGAGTGATTTTCCTCTTAAAACAaaacgtaaaagaaatttttcttccaagtGATATTATCCTTTGATGGTGTTATTATCcttagaaagaaataaaatcgagttaagttcagtgaaaaagaatttttttaaacagcCGTCATCATCGATAAAAGCTTCTTTGATAACAATGGCGACCACCGAAATGTTATGGGGGTGGTGCACGATTTAATCATAAATACTGTGAAAAAGGAGATGCATATAGGTGGCATAGTTGTACGTATGTTTCGTGATGCGGATGTCAATCTATGGCAAGGTAAACTCTACACCTTTAAACATGGTTAATTATCATTCGGATTACTCACTAACCCTCGTTATTTCTTAATCACTAACAAGGCTATACAATCCTTTTATCTGTCGCGAGTTGCTGTATAACGTGGCGCCTGCACGAGGTCGCGCGAAAGGAAGAATTGATACATCTCGCTATAACAGGTACAGAGgtatcgttttttaaatattctaaatcaagaaaattcaaatagaTTAGTATCATTTTCTAGAGATTctaaattaagaaaatctgaataaatgaaaagaaccTAAAAATTTAGTATCGTTCTCTAGAGATTCTGAATTAAGGAAACCTAAGagaaaagtttattatttcaagatcCAGATTGTCCCCGAATTCCAGAGACGGATGGCATGAGCATGCCGGTGGTGGTGCCAGGAGAAGAGCTGTCACAGATTTTTCTCGACTTAAGGATGATGAACATTCTATCCTGGAACGTGATCAACATTCTCCACGACGATACATTCGGTGATAAGGGCAACTAGTAGCTGCGATAATGGCACGTGAGTCCTTTTATCTAATCCGATCTGTGTTCATGGCTCGTTTCAGACAGAGACACGATCAGCAGAGTAATGACAGCCATCTCGGACAAGTTACCGAACAAGCAAGTGAACTTGATCTCTAGATCGATTTTCACGTTGAAACACGAAACGACGAGAAGTGAAAGGAAAAGTTCGGTGAAGAAGACGTTGAACGATTTCCACGTGGAACAACTGGGACATTGCTTCCTAGTTATTGCTACTGTCGACATGATTGCCGATGTGATGGGCGTGGTGAGATCTCTGTTCTTATAAAAATCTCAAACACCATGATAAGCgagatttttcgtttcttgttAGAAGACCAATACGTTGTCAATTCCATatcaaacatttgaaaatttccgGAGGGATTTCTTAGATtgagatttttctttcaagGCGAGATCCTTGAAGATGGTCCATCCAGGTAGTCAATGGTTGTACGTGATCACCGACAGCGCGACGAAGAATATGACCAATATGACGGCATTCGTTGATTTATTGGCAGAAGGAGGAAACGTAGCCTTCATGTACAACGCTACCAATTTGAGCAACTACTGTGAAGTAACGATctatattttcagataattaACCGCTGGGATTGTTTCATTTGTTGCAAAACGAACTTATTACACaacctaataatattaaaaaaaaaaagacaaagtaATTcccaaagaaatattataagcaATCcctctataaaatttcttttatataggACAAATAATTGTTGAAAGATTCTTGCTTCAGATCAAGCTGATATGTTACGTGGAAGAATTGATTCAAGCACTGGCGAAAGCTCTTGAGTACTCCTTGACGAACGAGATTGATCTGTTTAAGAGCATGGAAGAGGAGAAGTTCGAGATGATCAGGCTAACGAAACGCGAGAGGCGAGCGGAACTCCTGAAGAACATTAGAGTCAGTAAATTGTACACGAATTTATAGCGAAATGTCCTTTAACCGAACTAAAATCGAAACTATGTTCCCGTCAGATACACCTTTCCCAAAACGCGTTTGCTTCAGAAGGTTTCTGCGGACGGTGCTTGTTATGGAGATTCTCCTCGTCCATAACTTggggaaatttcttttctcgtgGTAGAAACATGGCACACCTGTTGGATATAGGCACATGGTCACCTGGTTTCGGAGTAAATCTAACGGACGTGATTTTTCCTCATATCGCGCACGGATTCAGGGGCACTAATTTACCAATTGCGACTTATCATGTGGGTAAACGATCTTTTAACTTATTTATCTTAATCTTTGTAAAGGAAGTACTTTTGGAATTATTggctaaaaaagaaaaattgagaagaCAAACAAGTAAAGTATTTCTTGCGTTATTGTTTAGAGAGGAAAGTTAATTTACCAAGCCTTCACTCGAATCTTTTTCATCTCAACTTTGACACAATCACGTAATCgagttgaaaatttatatattattttagaatccACCGTGGCAGATAATTTCTGTGAGTAAAACAGGCCAAAAGCTATACGAAGGATTGGTATTCGACGCGATCAATTACTTAGGctcgaaattgaatttctcttATACGGCGATTACGCCGGAAGTGACTCGAAATTCGAACTCTTGGAATACTTCTCGGTACGCCAAGCTTGGCGAGGTAAGGATTTATATACACAATCTGTTCTTTGTCCCTTGTTTTCTTCGTCGGCTAATCGCTTCTGTtcttagaaaattaaagaaatgacCATGTCGGCTACCAGAAAAGTGCCAAAAGAGGTGATCGATTTGGTGCGAGAGAGGGAGGTTCTTTTAGGTGCTTGCGCGATCACTGTAAACGAAAATAAGAAGGACGCGATTAATTTTACTGTACCTATTTTCGTGCAGACCTATAGTTTTTTAACTGCCAGGCCTAAACAATTGTCTAGAGCTCTCTTGTTCGCCTCACCGTTCACCAAAGAGGTTTGTATAGATacaacatttctttttataacaataatgcTACCAGATCATTGAATAATACAGGTAACTATTGTATAACGAGAAAGTTAGGTCTCACAAAATCGtctaaaaagtatttttaagtTATTGCTCGAGGGTTGGTCGTTGCTCGAAACTTAGCTGAACAAATCTCCCTTCGAATTAGCTTGAAAATAAAACCGAAGAAGCGAAGCAAATATAgcgtacatataatattattgaacatTAGTCGCTTAATAGTTTCTTACGAAGTTTCCTGTGCTTCTCACAGTGAcagaaacgaatcgacgtagTTACAAAAAGATCGCAGAGAGATATTTCGTGCCTGCGCTAAAAGCGTTCGCTAATGTTTCGGCATTCCGCTACGTAATAGCGCATAATGACAGAACTATAAAGATTGTCGTCGTTCGGTTCGGTATGTACCGTGCTGGCATTCCCCTAATGTTCCGCCTGCCTTTTAGACGTGGGCCTGTCTGGCGGTATCCATTATCGTAATGGGTCCGATCTTGTACCTGGTTCACAAGTACAGCCCGTACAGCATCAAGACCTCGGGCCTAAAGTCCTCGTTTCAATGTGTGTGGTACGTGTACGGGGCACTTCTTCAACAAGGTACGACTTTATTGTCTGGTAAACAGCCTCTATTTCTCGCACGTTCGCGCGATGCAAGCTTCTGGCGATTTTATTACCGATCAGCAGGTCAAATGTTCTGTATTTATcgcatacaaattttatttgttggcATATAACTTTTCTGTAGTGGCtcagaaaatttgaaaccaatctgaaagcgtataaaaattacaacataCTTACCggaaacatatatttagtacAAAATTACAGAATGTTTCAGAACCTATCGTTTTGTATCAACAGAAGCAGAAATCAGCAAAATTTCTCGTACCGCATAATCTTACAACTTCAGGAATTTGTTAACGAGGGTTAATAAGCAATGGTAACGATACTCATTGCCAGAATATCGGCTCGTAAATTTCATACGTTTAAattctttccatttccatACAGTAGCCAAACACCTTTCTCTACCCTCTCTTTATTTGCTAATTGAAATTCAACGATCAAAAAGTACctactataaaaaaaaaaaagaaaaagaaatctcacgccatcgaaataaaattcaaaaaattccaGGAGGAATGTATCTGCCGCATTGTGACAGCGCTCGCATACTGATCGGCGTCTGGTGGTTGATCGTGATGGTCGTGGTAGCTACTTACTCCGGAAGTCTGGTCGCCTTTCTCACTTTTCCACGAATGGACGCCTCTATCCTAACCGTAGACGATCTGCTCGCGCGTAAAGACGGGATCACC
Encoded here:
- the LOC122576051 gene encoding ionotropic receptor 93a — translated: MISVLLLLWCVNYGDSYNNFPSLITTNATMAVIIDKSFFDNNGDHRNVMGVVHDLIINTVKKEMHIGGIVVRMFRDADVNLWQGYTILLSVASCCITWRLHEVARKEELIHLAITDPDCPRIPETDGMSMPVVVPGEELSQIFLDLRMMNILSWNVINILHDDTFDRDTISRVMTAISDKLPNKQVNLISRSIFTLKHETTRSERKSSVKKTLNDFHVEQLGHCFLVIATVDMIADVMGVARSLKMVHPGSQWLYVITDSATKNMTNMTAFVDLLAEGGNVAFMYNATNLSNYCEIKLICYVEELIQALAKALEYSLTNEIDLFKSMEEEKFEMIRLTKRERRAELLKNIRIHLSQNAFASEGFCGRCLLWRFSSSITWGNFFSRGRNMAHLLDIGTWSPGFGVNLTDVIFPHIAHGFRGTNLPIATYHNPPWQIISVSKTGQKLYEGLVFDAINYLGSKLNFSYTAITPEVTRNSNSWNTSRYAKLGEKIKEMTMSATRKVPKEVIDLVREREVLLGACAITVNENKKDAINFTVPIFVQTYSFLTARPKQLSRALLFASPFTKETWACLAVSIIVMGPILYLVHKYSPYSIKTSGLKSSFQCVWYVYGALLQQGGMYLPHCDSARILIGVWWLIVMVVVATYSGSLVAFLTFPRMDASILTVDDLLARKDGITWSFPNGSFLEMYLQETDEPKYHTLLSRAESHNDTEEEKLVERVKDGKHALIDWRSSLRFLMRKDLLLTGVCHFSLSMDEFLDEPIAMIIPHDSPYLPVINAELHRMLESGMMNKWITERMPIKDKCWEVPGSNQAVNKRKVNVTDMQGIFFVLFMGIILAFFFLFCECYCHRRKISKERKLIRPFVS